Below is a genomic region from Streptomyces sp. RPA4-2.
TCCGCCGTGCTGCCGCGGGAGGTCGTACGGAGCGTGACGACCTTGTCGATACGGGAGGCGTCCTGATCGAAGCGGAAGTCCGCGCGGCCCACCTCCGCGCCGTCGGCGCTCTGCGAGCGGAGGGTGCAGTAGCCGTGAGCCTTCGCGTCCTTGTGCACCTCCAGGTGCACCTGGACCGAGTCGGCCGAGGCGTCGAAGGTGATCACCTGGGCGCTGATCTTGTTCTCGCCGACGTAGTAGTACGCGAACCAGCCGATCAGGGCGAGCAGGGCGACCCCCAGCACGCTGCCGAGGATCCGGAGTTTCCGGTCGGCCCGCTCGTCCGCGGAGCGGCCGTACCGGCCCTCGGGCAGCTGCGTGCGCGCCGTACTCATGATCGTCCTCTCGGCAGGGCCGGGACCGGGGCATGGCCGAGGTCCTGGGAGGGCCCGGGGACCGGGCCCCGGAATTATTCGCCCCCCGATTCCGTCACTATAGAAGCCGCCCATCGCGCTGATTCACGCCGGGCGCCGACAGCCGACCCAGGCGACAGCCGACTGACCGAGGATTGAGTCTTGACTGACCAGCTGCGACTGATGGCCGTGCACGCCCACCCCGACGACGAGTCGAGCAAGGGCGCGGCCACCATGGCGAAGTACGTGTCCGAGGGGGTGGACGTGCTGGTCGTGACCTGCACGGGCGGGGAGCGCGGCTCCATCCTCAACCCCAAGCTCCAGGGCGACACGTACATCGAGGAGCACATCCACGAGGTACGCAAGAAGGAGATGGACGAGGCCCGCGAGATCCTCGGCGTCAAGCAGGAGTGGCTCGGCTTCGTCGACTCGGGCCTGCCCGAGGGCGACCCGCTGCCGCCGCTGCCCGAGGGCTGTTTCGCGCTCGAGGACGTGGACAAGGCGGCCGGTGAGCTCGTCAAGCAGATCCGCGCCTTCCGTCCCCAGGTGATCACCACCTACGACGAGAACGGCGGTTACCCGCACCCCGACCACATCATGACGCACAAGATCTCGATGGTGGCGTTCGAGGGCGCGGCGGACACCGAGAAGTACCCGGAGTCCGAGTACGGCCCGGCCTTCCAGCCGCGGAAGCTCTACTACAACCAGGGCTTCAACCGCCCGCGCACCGAGGCGCTGCACCACGCGCTGCTGGACCGTGGCCTGGAGTCGCCGTACGCGGACTGGCTGAAGCGCTGGAGCGAGTTCGAGCGCACCGAGCGCACGCTGACCACGCATGTTCCGTGTGCCGAGTTCTTCGAGATCCGGGACAAGGCGCTGATCGCGCACGCCACCCAGATCGACCCCGACGGCGGCTGGTTCAAGGTCCCCATGGAGATCCAGAAGGAGGTCTGGCCGACCGAGGAGTACGAGCTCGCGACGTCCCTCGTCGATACCTCCCTCCCCGAGGACGACCTCTTTGCGGGCATCCGCGACAATGCCTGACATGAGCGCAAGCCTGGCACTGACGCACCTCGTCCCCCTCGCCAAGGAGGTCGACGAGAACAAGGTCACCCCCGGCGTCCTCGGCTTCATCGTCTTCGCGGTGATGGCCCTGGCCGTGTGGGGTCTGATGAAGTCCATGAACCGCCGACTGGGCAAGGTCACCTTCGAGGAGGACGCGGCCAAGGACACCGCGGCCACCGGCAAGGGGACCGGCGGCCCGGTGGGCGGGAAGGCCTCCCCCGCGAAGGGCTGAGCACCCGTAGCGAGTGGTCCGCAGGGACGGCAGCGCAGGGGCGTACTCCGGCCACGGAAGGCCGGGATGCGCACCCGCGCGGCCGCTCCCGCGGACAAGGACGTCCGCACGCGTGGACACCGACGGGGCGACGGCCGGGGCCGCCGTACGGATACGGCGCTCGGTCCCGCCGCGTCGCACGCACACGGCCACCGACCGGTCGCCCGGTCCCGGGAACGGACGCGGGCGCAGTCACCGACGCGGGCGCGGTCACGGACGCGGTGTCGGTCCCGGCACCCCTTTCCGCCTGTCGTTCGGCAAGGCGGCCTCGTCGGGCGCCGCTGCCCACGCGGTGCCGTCGCTGAGACGATCACCCGTGCCCCGCGCTTCTCCCCGATCGGCCCCCGGCCCTACGGGACCCGCCCGACCGCCACCCCCATGACCTCCCGGGCGTGCCTACCGGGCACCATCCGCAGGCGCCAGGCCTGCCATCCCGCGTCCAGGTCGGCCCCCCGTTCCAGCAGGAGCTGGTACGCCTCGACGTAGTCGTCGAGCTTTCCGTCGCGGGAGGGGTGGCCGGAGCGGGCGAGCTGGGCCAGTTCCTCCAGGGCGACGGCGCTGCCCACTTCCAGGCCGCCCGCGGACGCGTACGGCAGCAGCGTGCACCTCAGGAACCTCGCCCAGTCCTCGCCCCGCCGGTCGCCGTAGGAGGCGAAGAGGCCGGCCGCCTCGTCGCACAGCGCGAGGGCCTGTGGCGTACGGGCGTTGCCGGCGTCGACCACCGCCAGCTCCAGGCACGTCCACGCCTCGCCGTGCGCCACGCCGATGCGGTGGAAGTCGGCCCGCGCGTCCACCAGCAGCTGGCGGGCGAAGCCCGAGTTGCGCAGTGAGCCGGTCTGGGCGGCGCGCTGGTCGCGGGTGACGCGGGCCGAGTGGTGGCGCGCGCACGCGAGCCCGTAGACGTCCCGCATCCGGGAGAACATCGAGCGGGAGCGCTCCAGTTCACGGACCGCCCGGTCCAGGTCGCCGGTCTCCTCCAGCGCCTGGCCCAGGTAGTACACCGTCCAGGCCTCCCCGCGCGCGTCCTCGTTCTCCCGGTGCCGGGAGGCCGCCTGGCGCAGGCCCGTGACCGCGGTGGACGCGTCGCCGTCGACGAGGCGGGCGCGGGCCAGCTGGGTCAGCGCCCAGGCCTCGCCGCGGGCGTCGCGGGTACGTCCGTACAGATCGAGGGCCTCGCGCAATTCCCGCTCCGCGCGCGGTACGTCGCCCATGCGCAGGCCCAGCTGGCCGAGCTGGAAGTGGGCCCAGGCCTCGCCGTGCACGGACTCGCCTTCGCGGTGCAGGACCAGGGCTTCGGTGAGCAGGGTCAGGGCCGTCGCGATCCGGCCGCGGTCGCGTTCCACCGCGGCCAGTGCGTGCATGGTCCAGGCGCGGTCCGCCGCGAGGTCGGGGGAGACCTGCAGGTCCATGGCCTCCTGGAGTCTGGCCGCGGCTTCGGTGAGGTTGCCCTGGTGGTGCAGGGTGATGCCGAGCGAGCACAGGGCGCGGGCGGCGCCCGCGTCGTGGTGCGCCTCGAAGTAGAGGTTCACCACGGACGACAGGGTGGTGTGGGCCTTGTCCAGTTCGCCGAGCTGGCGGGCCGCGATGCCGGTGCGCCACTGGACCGAGCGGACCAGCAGCCCCTGGTCGACCGCCTGCGTCAGTTCGCTGATCTCGCCCAGGCGGTAGAGGTCGCCGCGCAGCAGGCAGTAGTCGCACAGGGCGCCCAGAAGATGCAGTACGGCCGCCTGGTCCACGCCCTCCGCGTGCCGCAGCGCCGCCGTGATGAAGCTCGACTCGTCGTCCAGCCAGCGCAGGGCCGCGTCGAGGGAGGTGAACCCGTGCGGGCCGAACTGGTCGGCCCGGGTGGACGTCTTGCCGTCGACCAGCCGGATCACGGAGTCCGCCAGCTCGGCGTAGTTCACGATCAGGCGTTCCTGCGCGGCCGTCCGCTCGGAGGGTTCCTCCTCGTCCAGCAGCCGCGCCCGGGCGA
It encodes:
- the mca gene encoding mycothiol conjugate amidase Mca; this translates as MAVHAHPDDESSKGAATMAKYVSEGVDVLVVTCTGGERGSILNPKLQGDTYIEEHIHEVRKKEMDEAREILGVKQEWLGFVDSGLPEGDPLPPLPEGCFALEDVDKAAGELVKQIRAFRPQVITTYDENGGYPHPDHIMTHKISMVAFEGAADTEKYPESEYGPAFQPRKLYYNQGFNRPRTEALHHALLDRGLESPYADWLKRWSEFERTERTLTTHVPCAEFFEIRDKALIAHATQIDPDGGWFKVPMEIQKEVWPTEEYELATSLVDTSLPEDDLFAGIRDNA
- a CDS encoding tetratricopeptide repeat protein, yielding MRDSHRAEAERLLARAVEEEVRRSGGRTDGTVLLSRARAELDTLGRAAAEEYGAYTRALDAADAGRLTFAQRYAREGAGTPLLVAAVAAVAACAADLAMGTGAGTAVGAGATVAVAAAAATVLKVTAAHVPAASRRAGALGRPGGPEQLRLQWLTALDVRGIRPFLDQQRVVSASAGAKQGAPQLRRTDKSAAARRRSVLEQSFGQLPEPAGPFAGRRTELARVAQWVHAARAGTESKPTVVVLHGVPGSGRSTLAIRAAHSLRDQFRGACVVDLRGDSTEEAPLTTRDALLHLLNRLGAPREQLLFRERSSPDQQVRRLSELYHQHLTGLPVTIVLDDASDAEQVRALVPERSESLVLVTSRTALDLPADLPAWVHHLPVEALDAAGAEELLNAASQDASDPYDAEASDQVRELCGGLPLALRLAGSSLGPRTSRGLAADLGAYGPVEPVERALWLRYTDQTDAARRLLRRLALAGRASLGNAAAASLLATDEPEATRHLTALARAGLIDHVRGSRYRLHDLVRAFARARLLDEEEPSERTAAQERLIVNYAELADSVIRLVDGKTSTRADQFGPHGFTSLDAALRWLDDESSFITAALRHAEGVDQAAVLHLLGALCDYCLLRGDLYRLGEISELTQAVDQGLLVRSVQWRTGIAARQLGELDKAHTTLSSVVNLYFEAHHDAGAARALCSLGITLHHQGNLTEAAARLQEAMDLQVSPDLAADRAWTMHALAAVERDRGRIATALTLLTEALVLHREGESVHGEAWAHFQLGQLGLRMGDVPRAERELREALDLYGRTRDARGEAWALTQLARARLVDGDASTAVTGLRQAASRHRENEDARGEAWTVYYLGQALEETGDLDRAVRELERSRSMFSRMRDVYGLACARHHSARVTRDQRAAQTGSLRNSGFARQLLVDARADFHRIGVAHGEAWTCLELAVVDAGNARTPQALALCDEAAGLFASYGDRRGEDWARFLRCTLLPYASAGGLEVGSAVALEELAQLARSGHPSRDGKLDDYVEAYQLLLERGADLDAGWQAWRLRMVPGRHAREVMGVAVGRVP
- a CDS encoding DUF4307 domain-containing protein, which codes for MSTARTQLPEGRYGRSADERADRKLRILGSVLGVALLALIGWFAYYYVGENKISAQVITFDASADSVQVHLEVHKDAKAHGYCTLRSQSADGAEVGRADFRFDQDASRIDKVVTLRTTSRGSTAELLGCHAG